The genomic segment cacacccatttaacactcaattctcttgctccaaaccaactgcagcaggtgtcttggcgactaagccacttgcaccgctccatgaattctgagtccatcaaaccacagccacgtgtcagcagacaagcaactcaaaaggtgtgaagcaacaagacaagggaagagaaggaggaaaaaagaagaatcaggaattttaaaggtgtccacacatgaaattattctcaggctgtctcatctactggcattactcagtgcaatgtgcaagggatgttagaggcattatgacggtcagacctagacacccagcagagcaaaatacaagttatccttggacttaccctgagatctgtaCTGTGGtaagcttctgtcacttctgcagcacctttcctgaggcaggctgagagaatgcaaaaagaaagtgccCATGGCCTCCATCACAATGAGCTggactttcaggaacaaggtgctctgaaagacaagaaatcaactggcctgcttcatttgggaaaaaatattttcacacccaatggacaagttgcatcaagctcctggcaaacatcaacaagctgtacagtccattacatcatgcctttacctgaaatgccgggcctactcttcagtttgcctgtactgacagcagatctgcccctctccagcaactcggtccacagcacgagaaagtgcccagtgtgctctggagagcaccagcaagagaaggaccagagtaacattttgcccctcgtctcctgggggatcttgtaatggcactgtcattcccgaggtctgacaagccttccttgacataacttgaggggaaagcccccggaaaggttacacagtacctgctgacattctgctaccatgaagatcaggctcttgccaagaagcacatccgtacttcagagatgccgacacgccaggctcccaaacatccacgTGCGACTCTGCAgggaccgaccaagcatgttgcaggttgcctacacgcagcagagagagcacaggcggcttcactgactagcatcatcctcagcccccagcagcaaaacacaaagcatccttcccttatagagagcagcaaacctagggaagcctcacccccgtcactggattacagaatcacagaacggttgacgttggaaggaacctctgcagatcacctagtccaacccccctgctcaagcaggggcaccgacagcacgttgcccaggaccacgtccagatggctttagaatatctccaaggaaggagactccacaaacctctctgcgcaacctgttcctgttctcacactaaaggagctttccctcatgctcagtcggaactccctatgtttcactttgtgcccgttgccagcttctgctggcaagaaggttcagaaatccagacagacagcacagctctgacctgcagaggcctcgggagctcccagccctcctcctacacaccacacacggacagagctacaaaaccccagcccctgccccacacacttcacagctacaccacttccccactccttgcactgggctaagacatctgcagctgtggagcagcttcactcacctcggcgagtctctgctctccttcacctcgcttgtctctggacacacaagctgcctgcttgcacagaaaaaaccCCAGTCACTTCCATTCTGCTGtggtggaatttcctaaggagtggaaaacagagggagaattttcctctctcttggtttcctggccctcttgtcctctcagctggtacatcaAGAACaagacgagatgcctttgggctttctctaatggcttagcctcattagcaTGGGTTCAGGCcttaggaggaggctttccaggcgttcctttcccaagccaagtagtgctcacatGCATGTGACTCCAGGCTGGGAAGaaccccctctgaagaagacagccccagatgcccttgcgccttcctttcttctggcagcgagtggctgcttaaaacaaaaacaaaaacaaaaacaaacaacccccccccccgactcactcatctccctatctcaggccaacagaaaaaatcagaggacattgcctggctgggcaataaagtgtcacaggacattcactgcagggcaagtaaagcatctggggcagaaaaaccccaaatcttacctttacatgcactgtgacacctcatggttattggtcaaggaGACCCAACCACTcagacagacatggccatgaaagcacatgctccttgctctgaagaagtcaaaagaagcaaagcaaatgctattagaaaaggaacagagaagccAAGCACGAAATTGCATGAGGCCCTTCCAAAGATTCATGGTATGCCTTCAGCCCAAAGACTGGGTGTGCCTCTGGAAGAACAAACACAGCCAAGGCCATTGCGCTACTaatgttacggaaattaggctcgccagccaccataacagggctcgaccctaggtttccgcagaaaagttcagagccaaatcaaagcaaattaaataattaaattttaatgacgcgcaagtggtaattacagctcgagctgggtgcctccgaagagggaccccgaacatagaaatccctgggcaattatagctttttcaaattaagtttcccacccctcacgcggtagttcagaccaagagtaatttttaggtctgcggtctcctgctccttattgggtgtcatccttgttcctaggcaggctctttttctcccttatctttactgttgcggtttctgctgacggttgtaccttcgtttcttgttgggtcttactgctgtctctcaaggtcctgaggaggaggaggaggtgattctaaatcatagcaattaacactgccccagcagtgagctaaggctttgtccctcaaggtcctaatgccctgcaccggtcttctTCCACAGCCTTGATGTCCTctctttcagagtgtgagacgcaggaatgcagactgcttgtaacttccttatgttcccagctggaaccagctctgaggcccttttcttactggactaagtaaaagttcattattttatctaagtgcagcctaaggcttcagcaaatttagctcctcatgctaagcaagttgtatagaagttgtgctaagcggctacctctagacagtttcagttcgctattctttaacaaggcaagtgtgctctatcaggcataagctgacagaaatcgccttccctcgaacattgccattcactctggccgtggcacggcccctctgtccctgctgggccccactttgctgcatccctcccccactttggtgtgtctggcacctctgccttggctgcgatggccgcacggggctgtgttgtcaacAGCAGCTGcgtgtgagtggccctgcaccccaacatgCCCCGtcgttctccagctgggcctccgccgatttccctttaccttaggcagttgctagacatcactagttcccttcagcctcgctcccgccacccaggcccagggaagcgctagcagcttctgagcagccgtgctgacacttcacctgcccgagcaacagagcgacttgcttgccgcactgctgccgggcgctcctgcggcgccccattcgcgccttggctactgccaggccccgtgcgccagcgcgatctctgccgcccgtcggcattactggcacctgttagaaaaggacgcctaagggaaaaggactgggaaaaaagtgtttctgcttttcatggtgaaattccgcacagaaatctgaagcactgccaaggactgggttttgttttcacggcaactttattgctctgagaacactcttcaagctcggattggttagcattgtttggagaacggctctctgctgggttggatggtaagtggtggtgtagatgggaAGGTTAGTCAGAGTCTTGATGgatcccgtcctcaagctctgcatctgaacaacaaaaggaagcaggctcactccctgtcatgacattcagcacaaacccatctgctcagcggtttgctttctaaacagcaaagagctgagcctgcccgcagcttgacgtgcgctgtgactctgggactggagcgacctcgagaaggaggcttccaaaagcctcccaggaaaagccaccgcctgtcggttgcgtgctaggacgggtgtactgtgcagaagagcaggacacggcTACCTGCTCCCCTGGCcgacggtagaccttagggacgtgacatttggtggcagttttgcctccTTTCCTAGCggccattcaaaactggaaacaaacacacacacgaggaaaacttgtgtctttttcgaattgaggcagaatatttggaagccagggcgtactgcacagccttcctgacgcaaccccttgaaaagtatttgaaagactACTCTCTGCTTGAATCAAAAGGAATCCTGCAAACTTCCTCCGGCCCCTTACCTTCCAGCTCCCCGCGGGATGTGATGGAGCTCTattgctggcttccagctgcaCGGGAAGGCTGCCCgtccccgtggagttgtttactgccacgGTTGCTGTATTGCTCCCGTAGAGAGCTGTCTGGAGGATgggcttcttccttctcctcccgtgggtacttctggaaaggaggatctgagcattccaagcagctttccagcttcttgatgggtctgctctttttcttcttgctcttatgcttgcgactgtccatgtggagtgcagagaaatccaaatcatactgtcggaaggaaaggggcaagttaagaacagaaaaaacagatgtggcactcgatgcctacatgggactgtattttatcaagtctactgcaggggatgatttgcagctgctctgtggtaatttctgaacgtctgccttactaagaaacgcacaccctcagaggtcgagcggacattaggtcctggcttgtacacacatccttaattgaggctagttctggaagaggtgccaaagaaaacaatcattctcgtagcctgatccagaagcgtgtgcacatgtgcctctaactgtatggtcccgttagtgggtaaattggtcccgttagtgggtaaataaaagcggaatattggcgaggagacaggagcatgctggccagccaactattccagctgccaaaacacttggtgttcagactccaaggggaacagcaggtcgcgacccttaggtgcaccacacaggcatcaacctggactcacgtattcctaaagaattattgcttcccttgttatctgtacatctaaagaactaccgctctccttgttatctccagcgcatgcacactacgccacattgtagcctattcttttgcctcaaacccccacccccccgaacctcgccaggggccgatgctctatggtgcctggggcagcccagtCGTCTGCCCGCAAGGTTCCTGGggttccccttgtggtttggggatttcaaggtaataaacatctaataactttattccagagcggtgtcttctacccctgcgtattccaagcagcagtcagcaccgttagcagtccccttctgaagtgctcagcactatctttcctgccttcacttgatcgacctacccacgtgatctccagacagacgccacgctactgagagctctttaaagccaactggcaaacaggaggaacagccagagaagaacgaGGAGCAAACTGGGGAAATcgcttttctcggtctttctccgtttcccttctattttgttgttgctCCCTCCGGCGTgaggatgtcctctttttctgtttctttgcttttcagtcttccgggaagagccctcaaaaccggaaggaactgacacagctgaaggtgctcgtcgttgaggagaatagttttcagactgctgctccgggactggacagcagTGTGCATCTGCtcggtggctgctgaagtgatgcccgccttcccctctggcgtgtgatgacaggtggagccacctgcttttgcaagaatgctcgtgtgacctctcttgctctgtttgtcctctgcttcgggatcggtaaggaggacattttccggagcttctgcccttatccaggcagtttctgtcactacgggaagatgtgcgcctgcttccagggcaatcctgctgcaggtggcagttttgcttgtttctttccagcttgcgagagcacctcctcttgtgggaatcaccgcccatttctgtgacgccaatggtactgggatcctctttcagggctccatttctctttaaatgacttgagctctgtatttcaaaagaagagatcgtgagatggctatgtgcaaacacacagcttggagaagccccaaacacaaacccctcctaccagggagtcccacaaattgcctcaggagatgaagagaaaaaaaaacaacaacaaaaaatgccccactctgctttaattcgaagtgcaaggccagcaagtgttgttcattcctacttttggtttttggccgactggaagcaaatgagcatcatttttgaaagcccatccaaacagctgagcacggattaaagATGGCCCCAAATCACTCGCGCTCGCTctcgcgctcgctctctctctctgtctctagctatgtacctgcatccatttttcccctttcaactttccctgaaacccccagcatacttgttccagtgctcaggaataagccattctggttttgctgtctcagctcaagtgacagcactaacaataaaccaagcagtctttcccttttttttcccaggatttgagcatgactaggctctacttccaatgtctcactgtgcttcaggaagcggagctgcaagtaaagaagcagcagggctgcacgcaattcagcagcagccactgtttgagtgattccggctgcagcaggagagctgtgaagaaagctgcagggtgggagggaaaatgcaatgcagacgctaccaaaaaagaaaaaaaaaaaaggaagaaaaaggcaattcccactacccatttgctgcctctctccttccctctcttcccccctcccccctcccagttaccttcagcatatgaggagcaagctgcggtttcagaaatccagcccccttcttattagcccccggctgaccaaggcacgaagggggatcAGATGGCACGGGCGcatcagaagtgcattctccaagtgtctcaccatcgcaccttgggaaacaacagcgatctcagttgagacatgccctgtcagcctcctcttgggctgaatcccatcctgccatcatctaggagcagctgatacgtcatactgagaacgtaaccaagactacaagctgaaaattagatgctgctcttcctaccacggccgtcccttgcagagcaaaaactcatccttacaccacctctggcctgaatttctcctcctttatggcattcgccagctccacagagcacgtacgtagcaagttacgcaagtgcagcaggtgaaggccaagcaatgaaagacactgcgtgacatggggaattccagactggacagaacgcaattctaccaatagtcctttccgcccaggacagaaggaaaaacacgtcagaggagcagaagagaggtttcagcagcgcgaaaaggaaaggtaccccaaacccatctgaatgcTCGCTCTTAccagatataaaaaagtaaatatgcctgctgactgagaacggtttggaggtcgcaaaggactaccgaggcatcattcatctcataccacagtccattactggcctgcaatgaaaggcaacgatgcctttagagcaactctagagcgtgctctctacaggaaaacccagacagaacactagcagacaaaggagacaccaagactagtcaaaggagacatgtaacgagctctttccccttcaaaacaatggttgtcagtaacatgctgggacaagtttctcttcaccagcacagattctgccctgcaagaaatgaagctgatgcttaccttggtgaagcagaaatagtgtcctgcacgaccgctggcacctctgtgcaccaggactgcatataaggcgtagaggactggttctccaactggctgagacatgtatgctcgcaggtccaaatactctggatattccacatcctgaagacagagcaagaggattcaaaactcatctgggaacacttcatgaaagagccggggaagaacactgctggaagcttagacagacatgttttgcctcctcagaaatcagtcttcccagagacaacgtTTAATcacttccattgcagagaactgctcaacgcaaaaccagctctttcagagcggagcatacgcttatcgtcacaagggagctttgctgttactggaagagaaagagtcagacctacttcttgcgctgattttgcctagacatctccCATTGCTACGGTTACAGTTGGCCGACATTAACAACGTTGAAGAGAgtgttccgccttgggaaatctcccttcccaagaaggcattacacttgcatagataccttgctaatctttccaccagtgaagttggcaaatcttttcagggctatggtgagaacgttggaagagcaatgtattgtaaacctcttggacgcagcaaccatcttctcacaccttcaaagcaagcacaggcaattgtttcaaggcatcttcccccctccccctcacgccaaaagtcaagcaagtttccatgtctctctcacgctcatcctagctgaatggtacttccttgcctaagacggggcttctttccttaaagccacaccctgcatttcagccttgctcctgcagagaacctggcaggatgtaggaggccagctcgatacggatcgggaacgttgtctttcggtagccaagcaaatgcctgagcatgTATCTTtcctgggcccaaaagtaaggcttgccgaCAAcgtgcaaggcagcaggaacgtgactctctcaccggagcgcggttccggaatgcgagctagcgcctgcgcttcttatcaaagatttccaactagctGAACAGAATGACACAGATTCCGCTCTGAGAAGCAAaggtactcttttccaagctttgggtgacttcagggttcattagctgcacaacccagaGCTGCGTCTCCTCGTCTCGTTTGtctttctgaagcaaagcaaagggtAACTTCTGCTCTGAGGCGggcaatgggttcggccactatctcctagtccgatggcattaggaagactacttacttgctacatttgtagcaattctcaccatccagcagctcaggtctcacaaattctttgagcgccccggggacagaggaggctgcctggaggaggaagaaaggaaggcactgagttgctggaaactcaaatgccaacccgcaactcctcttttgccgcagggcctccctcgtgcacacgtgggagacctacttgcgaagcagccaACACCgtgaagaaggaggcagaagcagagtatgctgaacactgaccttgtttgaaaaggactgtactttggtaccaagagctacctgtctgcggtagcgcacaatcaagttatctgtggtatgcctttgcgtaaatcacaagagcaaaaaaagccatcgcgtaccaatcagaagtgtatcggggtagtccaaaactgggaagtatcataggacgagcacgcgtgcggagatacgctaattgctctctctccggcttaaacccccccacacacatggagaccattcacggggcttccagaggaggaccaagtccaatccacctcccagcctccaccaagcgtttttgccatgaacagcatacatgcctacgtgaactccgtcgagtttagaaagccacaaaaagaaagaacagcccccgaaagctcggggccttcgacggcatcgtcagccaccgctccaagacgtcttacctttatctccaacgggatatcgaggaaggcctcataggactctgaaactgcttggcagctcaagcacgttactggaagccaaacagaagcacttcacaaaatgggaaggagactcactttgcccgtttacattattgagagccgctacttcttggcacaccgcaagctctttgcaacaaacgggcacaaaggcacagatcagttccaaggacagtagtagtttccaaaagtacctctggatcttaggaatcctccaaatatttggtgaatgaccgtggtggcttgcgacgacgtgtccaagctggaaacaaattatcatcagcgctcagaagagctgaggcggagaggtagctctttcttcaaagagcttttcttttctatgaaaaCCCTGgacaaaggttttcacgtagggtaggaaaggaaggcgtcaaaagtgctagagaacacttcaaggttaacttggttctgcttacctggtgcttccattcaagcaagcagtctgcatagcagccacggtgtaacataagaattcgtgagcatcttcctgtctgccaaaacagaaatgctcccctattcctaataaatacAAAGGGCagaatgcttatctcttcaaaagggacagaaaacctacttttctaaaagctctctctcCTACAACAATTAaactctccaagccctttgcacccgtgaaataaccctctgaaaattcagacgtttctgcaaagaacgccatctgaaatgacttacgtctaaggtcactgaagacagccgtaggctcgacggcattgtcagagcagaacaggacatgcttaacgtgagcttccatcgtacacagcatgcagaagccttgctcacgacctgtgaagagtcaaggaagaaaccacctctgGCTAGTGCGAGATACCTatgtacctgtggaaaaccttaagcaccagcaatctccaagttggaagtgcggtctctgctctccgttccacgctctcttctccaaaggtgccaacagcccagtctgtgcgcataagcattaaccagtaagcctgcactagcaggcattttctgatgaagcacctgaaggactactgccaagccctcttctgcagggaggtgcacgggaatagcccgactagctcatattgctttcacggtgctctgtagtagttttcctcttctcccggttcaacagtgaccacatcaggtctcgcagcggtcgtgcattagggaaacccggctgggaaggaataccaagaacctgtgatgccctcctccgaaattTTATcgtctttcgagcagccggaaagccacaggccaaatattcatgaagcgccttacttcccaatgcccttgatcattcacaggagggaagaaagaaccctccttcgacgccggagcacggggcattaaaggaaagcaagcactccctcagctatcctgagcctgccgtgcatgcgctcttaaaagggagcccctgcagggacactaggaaaacccagagtctgcttcacagagtcactgctgtcctttcacctgcagagctgtccagcagcttgcaaggaacgtgatCCCAAGTACTCACACGattggctgtgttccccagaaagcaggtaattggccagagggggcgtgtaggtcaaacactgtagaacagagttgaggaaacacgtattgcccaggttgcggagtccagctccaacgctttgcctttgccgccaagccacagaaatcttctcgggtgggaaatgcatcctttgtggcggagcaattccatCAGTAAtgactgcaaggaaattagattgtaAAAGAGACTgctggcctttgttttaggaacggaggttccAAAGGCAgtgttctggagagcagcccccacaagaaccagctgccctggagaacacaagcacgtagtagagacagcccaggaaggctgccactcacgttggctggtcaacgcacagttggggaagaagagtttactcatctgtttgactttttctcgtGGGCAACCATGACTACttggccttcaggaactgttgccaagtcccttccatccccaggcgctcagctgatagtccagttatgctggcctttttccttagccactgccagcgcctttggggagtcacaaaattcacctttactcttgaagtctttactcacaggagtagctcctttctaggccagctcctgcaggtggggccCGACcccaacttgcagagcatgacttcatttctgtcacacgcaattccaattggaaaaggaacgagcccagttatccagaaggctcgctgagcccacgcttgCTTCCGCCAGCGCAAcggcgagcacccgggcagagagcgcgcaaggagctgc from the Dromaius novaehollandiae isolate bDroNov1 chromosome 26, bDroNov1.hap1, whole genome shotgun sequence genome contains:
- the LOC135323680 gene encoding ubiquitin carboxyl-terminal hydrolase 42-like, translating into MVAASKRFTIHCSSNVLTIALKRFANFTGGKISKDVEYPEYLDLRAYMSQPVGEPVLYALYAVLVHRGASGRAGHYFCFTKASNGLWYEMNDASVVLCDLQTVLSQQAYLLFYIWCDGETLGECTSDAPVPSDPPSCLGQPGANKKGAGFLKPQLAPHMLKSSSHLKRNGALKEDPSTIGVTEMGGDSHKRRCSRKLERNKQNCHLQQDCPGSRRTSSRSDRNCLDKGRSSGKCPPYRSRSRGQTEQERSHEHSCKSRWLHLSSHARGEGGHHFSSHRADAHCCPVPEQQSENYSPQRRAPSAVSVPSGFEGSSRKTEKQRNRKRGHPHAGGSNNKIEGKRRKTEKSDFPSLLLVLLWLFLLFASWL
- the LOC135323655 gene encoding ubiquitin carboxyl-terminal hydrolase 36-like is translated as MLCTMEAHVKHVLFCSDNAVEPTAVFSDLRRIGEHFCFGRQEDAHEFLCYTVAAMQTACLNGSTSLDTSSQATTVIHQIFGGFLRSRVTCLSCQAVSESYEAFLDIPLEKQKLPFALLQKDKRDEETQLWVVQLMNPEVTQSLEKSTFASQSGICVILFS